One Ethanoligenens harbinense YUAN-3 genomic window carries:
- a CDS encoding DUF4411 family protein, with protein MVRQMSLFSKKLPYKYIIDSSSIFSQKDNEPHRRTVYRGLWKRIEQLIQEKEIVTSSEIADEIKDKDLESWLQNQQCVILPVDESIQQNVTRVVSNNPKLVDFKQVKSSGDAFLIATAMEYHLTIITEENQDSPYKIPKVAENMGVKAIDINELCQIEDWQF; from the coding sequence ATGGTACGTCAGATGAGTCTATTCTCAAAAAAACTGCCGTATAAATACATTATCGACAGCTCGTCTATTTTCTCCCAGAAGGACAACGAACCCCACAGGCGGACAGTATATCGAGGGTTATGGAAACGTATAGAACAATTAATTCAAGAAAAAGAGATAGTAACATCTTCTGAAATAGCCGACGAGATTAAAGATAAGGATTTGGAATCCTGGCTGCAAAACCAACAGTGCGTTATTCTTCCCGTTGACGAATCCATACAGCAAAATGTAACCAGAGTTGTTTCCAATAATCCAAAGCTTGTGGACTTCAAACAAGTAAAATCATCGGGGGATGCGTTCCTAATTGCTACTGCAATGGAGTACCACTTAACTATTATTACTGAAGAAAATCAAGATAGCCCTTATAAGATACCAAAGGTTGCCGAAAACATGGGCGTAAAGGCTATTGATATTAATGAGCTTTGTCAAATTGAGGATTGGCAATTTTAA